The sequence TCCATGAGCGTGACGACCGTGCCGCCGCCCGTCTCGAACATGACGTGCGCGCCCTGGAAGTCCTCCGGCGGGCGCAACAGGTCGAGATCGAGGATGTCTCGGTAGAAGGCGTACGCGTCGTCCAGATCGTCCACGTCGATGTTGATGTGGTCGATGGCGTCCATGCCCTCACTGGCGAGTGTGGGGCGAAATAGGTTTCCCCGCCCCGCCGCACAGCTACGGGTTTTTGTATGCGCGAACGCAAGGGCGGCTATGAGCCACGACGACCTCGAACACGCGGGATTCAAGGATCGAACCCGCGTCGACGAGGCCCTGGAGACGATTCTGCACGCCGTGTCGGGCCACGACCGAACCGAGCGCATCGCCTTGGGACGGGTCGACGGCCGGACGCTCGCTGAGACGGTGACCGCGCCGACGCCCGTCCCCGGCTATGACCGGGCGGCGATGGACGGCTACGCGGTGCGCGCCGAGGACACCTTCGGCGCGACGGGTCGGTCACCCACGGTGCTCCGCGAGGCCGACGGTGAGGTCGCCCCCGGCGAGGCCGTCCGCGTCCACACGGGCAGTGACCTCCCCGACGGCGCCGACGCCGTCGTCATGGTCGAGGAGACGGAGATCGTCGGCGACGAGATAGAGGTGTTCGACGCCGTCGCCGAGGGTGAGAACGTCGGCGAAGTAGGCGAGGACGTCGCCGAGGGCGAGGAACTCTACCAGCCGGGCCACCGGATCCGCCCCTCCGATCTCGGCCTGCTGAAATCCGTCGGCATCGATCAGGTCGAGGTGTACGACCCGCCGACGGTCGGCGTCATCCCGACGGGCGAGGAACTCGTCCAGCGCGACCCCGCGCCCGGCGAAGTCATCGAAACCAACGGGCTCACCGTCTCGCGCCTCGCCAACCGCTGGGGCGCCATCCCCACGTATCGAAACGTCGTCGACGACGACCCGCACGCCATCCGCGCCGCGATCCAGCGGGATCTGGCCAAGGACGTGGTGGTCACCACGGGCGGGTCGTCGGTCGGCGAACGCGACTACACGCCCGAAGTCGTCGACGACATCGGCGAGGTGCTGGTCCACGGCGTCGCGCTCAAACCCGGCCATCCCGTCGCCCTCGGCGTCGTCGAAGACACGCCGGTGATCATGCTCCCGGGCTACCCCGTCGCCTGCATCATCAACGCCGTCCAGTTCCTCCGACCGATCCTCAAGACCGTGGGCAACATGCCCGTCCCCGACCACCCGACCGTCGAGGCCCGGTTGACGCGAAAGATTTCCAGCGAACCCGGAACCCGGACGTTCGCCCGCGTTCGGTTGACCGAGGACGGCGAGGACGACACGCCCGCCGCCGAACCCACTCGCGCGAGCGGTGCGGGCGTCCTCTCCAGCGTCGCGCTGGCGGATGGCTGGGTCGTCGTCCCCGAGGAACGCGAGGGGTACGACGCGGGTGACCACGTCGCCGTCGAGAACTGGGAGTGGTCGGCATGAGTGACGGCCGACAGGAGTTCCACGACCTCAAATCCCCCGCGGAGGCCCGGGACGCCATCGACTCGCTCGACCTGTCGCCCGCCGACGAGACGGTTCCGCTCGACGAGGCGCGGGGCCGCGTCCTCGCGGAGCGCATCGACGCCGGCCTCGACGTGCCAGGGTTCGACCGCGCGAGCATGGACGGCTACGCGGTGCGCGCCGAGGACACCTTCGGTGCCGACGAGGCCGACCCCGCTGTCCTCGAACAGGTCGGCTCGGTCCACGCCGGCGCCGAACCCGACGTGCGCGTCGACCCAGGCACCTGCGCCGAGATTTCGACGGGGGCGGTGATGCCACCCGGCGCCGACGCCGTCGTCATGGTCGAGCGAACGGACGAGACGGCCGACGGCGTGGCGATCCGCACCTCGGTCGCGCCCGGCGACAACGTGATGGTCGCGGGCGCTGACGTGGCCGCGGGGTCACGTGCGCTCGGCCCCGGCACCCTGCTCACGCCGCGCGAAATCGGATTGCTGTCGGCGCTCGGCGTCGACGAGGTCCCCGTCCGCGGCACGCCGACGGTCGGTATCGTCTCCACCGGCGACGAACTCGTCCGCCCCGGTGAGACGCTCCGCAGCGAGGCCGGACAGATCTACGATGTCAACTCCTACACCATCGCCGCGGGCGTCGAGGAAGCGGGCGGCGAGGCCGTCCTCTACCCCCACGCCGGCGACGATTACGACGAGATGGAGCGCCTCTTGGTCGAGGCTGCCGAGGAGTGTGATCTCGTGCTCTCCTCGGGGTCGACCTCCGCCAGCGCCGTCGATGTCATCTACCGCGTCATCGAGAGCGAGGGCGAACTCCTGCTGCACGGCGTCTCGGTCAAGCCGGGCAAGCCGATGCTCGTCGGGCACCTGGAGGACTCGGCGTACGTCGGCCTCCCCGGCTACCCCGTCTCCGCGCTCACCATCTTCCGAACCTTCGTCGCGCCGGCGATTCGCGCCGCGGCCGGCCTCCCCGCCCCTCAGACGGCGGCCGTCGAGGGGCGGATGGCCGTCCAGGAGCGATACGGCGAGGGGCGCACCAGACTCATGCCCGTCGGCCTCGTCGAAACCGACGAGGGAACGCTTGTCTACCCCGTCGACAAGGGAAGCGGGGCGACGACGAGTCTGGTCGAGGCCGACGGCGTCGTCGAAGTGGACGCCGACACCGCCTACCTCGCCGAGGGCGAGTCCGTGACGGTGCAGTTGTTCTCGCCCGACGTGCGCGCGCCGACCCTCCTCGGTGTCGGCGAGGACGACCCCGCGCTCTCGCGCTTGCTCGATCATCTGGAGCGCCCCCGCTATCTCGATGTCGGAAGCCGCCAGGCTCGGCGCCGCCTCCGCGACGGCGTCCCCGACGTGGCCGTCGTCACCGGCCCCAGCGACCGCGACGTGTCGGCCGTCGACCTCGGCGGGTGGCGTCGGGAGTGGGGTCTCGTCGTCCCCGATGGCAACCCCGACGCCATCACCGGCGTCGCCGACCTGGTGGACCGCGACCTCCGAGTCAGCAACCGCTCGCGGGATTCCGGGCTCCGGGCCAGCCTCGACGCCGAACTCGACGCCCTCGCGTCGGATCGCGGCGTCGACCGCCGGGACCTGACCGACGCCATCGACGGCTACGAGCTGACGGTCAAGGGCTTCGAGAGCCCCGCGCGGAAGGTACTGGCCGGCGACGCCGACGCCGGACTCGGCCTGCGGGCGACGGCGCAAGCCCTCGACTGCGGGTTCGTTCCGCTCGGTACCGAGTCGGTTCGCGTCCTGGCGAACCCGGATCGAACCGAGAAAACGGGAGTCAAACAGCTCGAATCTGCCCTCGATACGCATTTCGACGACATCGTGGCGTCGCTCGCGGGCGTCGAACGCTAGTCGCTGCCCGTCGGCGTCGCGGCGCGACCGACCGCGTCGTCGGATGTCGTCATCCTTCGCAGTTCGTCGAGCGACTCGACCCGATAGTCGCCGAGGACACACCGCCCGCGGCGGTCCGGGCCGTGGCGTTCGACGTGAACGCCGTCGAGGCCGGCGTTCCACGCGGCGCCGATGTCGTTCGGCCCGTCGCCGGCGAGGATGCCGTCGTCCTCGTCGTCGACGCCGATATCGGACATGGCGAGATAGACGGGGGCAGGATCGGGTTTCCATCCAATCTCACCGGTACAGGAGACGACCGTATCGAACCAGTCGCGGATGCCGACGTGATCGAGCACCGGGTCGACGAGATACTCCTGGCAGTGGGTGACGAGACCGACGGGCCGATCGAGGTCCGCAACGAACGCGGCGTCGTCGTGGAGGTAGGTCGCCTCGGCGCGGTCGGCCGGATTCTCCGCGTCATGTAGGGCGTCCCAGAAGGTGTCGGGGTCGACGCCCCACTCCACCAACTGCGCCTCGCGGGCGCCCGAGAGACCGTGCCAGAGCACTTCGACCTCGTGGTCGGAGAAGGTGCGGTCGATCCGATCTCCGACGCGGTCGAACACGTCGCGGGCGTACGATGGTTCCACGTCCACGAGCGTTCCGTCGAGGTCGAACAGCCAGAAATCGTAGGCGTGTGCGACCATTCGAATACGGCTAGACGGGGGTGAAACAAGTGTGTTCCGCCCGTCACTCGACGCGGATCGAACTCCCCAGATGCGCGTGCAGCACTTCCCGCGGCGCGTCGTCGAAGTCGTCGGCGTCGGCGATGGCCTCGCGGAGGGCGTCGCGATACGCCTCGGCGGTGCGCAGTTCACTGAACGTGATGTCGGTGACGGTGACGCCGAGCCACTCCTCGGCCCGCCGGCGGAGGTAGTCCTCGTCGCTCACCTCGCCGTGCCACAGCGCGTCGCGGAAGAACAGCCAGCCGTCAGTCCCCGGTTCGGCGGCGGGTTTCGTGACCACCGTCTCGAAGGTGTCGGGGTCGGCGTCGACGCCGACGGGGTCGAGGCGAAAGGTCACGCGGAAGACGTAGGTGGCGCTCATCAGCGCTCGGCGTCGAACAGTTTGGCGAGGCGGATGTCGGTGTCGGTGATGCCGCCCGCCTCGTGGCTGGTCAGTCGCACTTCCACCTCGTCGTACCGGATGCAGATCTCCGGATGATGGAACTCTTCGTCGGCCACTTCCCCAACCCGGGTGGCGAAGGTGACGCCGTCGAGGTAGTTATCGAAGGGGTAGACGCGGACGATTTCGTTGCCGTCGCGCTCCCACTCCGGCGGAAGCCGTCGCTCGATTTCGTCGTCGTCGAGACGTTCGGCCATACGGATACGTCCATCGGACACCGGATAATGATTGGGGTGGGTGTCTCAGTCCTCGCGCAACCGCTCGCGGACGTGCCGTGGGGCGTCGCTGCCCTCGATCCCCTCCCGGGGCGCCTCCGCCGTCGTTGGCGACGGGTGATCGCCGAACTCGGGATCGAACAGGCTGAGCGCGGTCTGGATCGTTTCCCAGTCGTCCTCGGCGGCGGCGTCGCGGAGGCTCTTGGTCGGCGCCGAGAGCAACTGCCCGACGAGGGCGTCCGCGAGCGCCGCGACCGTCTCGCGTTGCTCGTCGGTCAACTCGCCCTGGGCCTCCAGTTGGGAGTACGCCGTGCGGAGTTCTCGCTCTTTGACCATCTCCGCGCTCTCGTACATCGCGGCGATGGCCTCGTCGGCCTGCTGGCGCTTGAACGAGTCGAGCAGGCGGTCGAACTCCTCGTCGATCATGCGCTCGACGGTGGCCGCAGCCTCCCGGCGCCGTTCGCGCGTGTCGGCGGTGATGGATTCGAGCGAGTCGATGTCGAACGCGTCGACGGCCGCCAGCTCCACGACCGCGGGGTCGACGTCCCGTGGCTGGGCGAGGTCGATGACGAGCGTCTCGCCCGCCGTCGCGAGATCCGATCGATCGAGGACGTGGTCGGGGCTGTTCGTGGCCGTGACGAGTACGTCGGCCCGTTCGGCGGCCGCGGCGGCGGCGTCGAGGGCGACAGCCGAGGCCGTCGTCTCCACGTCTTCGGCGAGGTGGGTGGCGTGCGGGACCGTCCGGTTGGCGACGACGATGTTCGTGACCGGCGTGTCGTCGAAGGCGCGGGCCGCGAGTCGGCCCATCTCGCCGGCGCCGACGACCATCGCCGTCGCACCGTCGAGGTCGCGCTCCTGCGCGGCGAGTTCGACGGCCGCGCTGCCGAGCGAGACGACGCCCTCGTTGATCGTCGTCTCGGTGCGTGCGCGCTCGCCGACGTGGATCGCTTTCGTGATGGCGGGCTCGAGTACCGGACCGACTCCGCCGACGCCGCGTGCCGTCTCGAACGCCGTCCGGAGTTGGCCGATGATCTGGTTCTCGCCGAGAACGAGGGATTCCAGCCCGGCCGCGACACGCATCAGGTGGCGGAGGCTGGTCTCGTGGTTGAGTTCCCGGACGGCGTCCCCGTCGACCGGCGCTGCGAAGTCGGCCAGTGCCTCGCGGCCGACCGTAGCGTCCGCGGTCACGACGTACGCCTCGGCCCGGTTACAGGTCTGGAGCGCGAACGCCTCGTCGACGCCGTCGCTCGCCAGCAGGTCACGCACGACGGCTGCCTCGTCGTCGCCCGCGACGGCCTCGATCTCGTCCACGGTGGCGTGCTGGTGGGATACCGTGACGCCCTGGAGGACACCCGTCTTCATCGTCGCTCCGTTCGAGATACGTAGATCATGCGCTCCGATTCGGCCGAGGATTCGGGACGGCGCTACCTAAACTCTTCCACTGCCGTGTCGCCCGCCGCGCGCGTGCCGTCGGGCGGTCGAACCCGTGAGTCCGCCCGTCCTGCTGGGCCGAGCGCGCTCTCGTTGGAGCGCGCTCCGTCGCTCGGCGCGGCGCGTGGTCTCCCTGGGTCCGGTGCATACACTTCCGTCCTCGATACGGCGCCTTAAACGTCTCGTCGTCTCCCGAGGCGTGGGGACGGAAGGCTCATGCGCATCCGCTCCGTACGCGGCGCCGATGACGACCTCTCGACGGACCTTCCTCGCCGCAGCGAGCGTGACGCTGGGTGGCGTCGCCGGCTGTCTCGGCGGCGGTGGCGGCAGCGGTAGCGCATCGAACCTCGGCGGCTACGAGTCGACGACGACCGACGGACAGGTCGTTCCGCTGGCGCCGCTCTCGGATGTGGTCGAGTGGTACAACAACGGCGACGCCCGCTTCGCGGACGCCCGCTCTCGGACCGCCTACGAGGAGTCACACATCGAGGGCGCCGTCTGGAGTCCCGCTCGCCACGGTCAGCGCACCGACGACCCGGTCGAGGCCTGGGACACCGACACGCTGATCGTCACGTACTGTGGCTGCCCCCATCACCTCTCGTCGATGCGGGCGGCGTCGCTCATCGACTCGGGGTACGAGCGCGTGGCCGCCCTCGACGAGGGATTCTGGGCGTGGCAGGACGGCGGCTATCCGGTGACAGGGTCCAGCGCCGACGTGGAACCGACCCTTCGTGTCGTGGAGGGGCGCACCGATCCGACCTTCGCCGGCGAGTGGGCGTGGGCGCGTCACGACCCCTCCGGACAGCGCGAGGTCGCCCCCATCGCCGACGACGGGTCGTACGCGCTCAACGTCCGCTTTGCCGACGTGGGTCCCGACGACCCGATCCGGATCACGACGCCGGCCTACGAACTCTCGGCGGCGGCCGCGTCGTTGGCGGCGGGCGTCATCGGCGCCGACGGCCGACTCATATGAAGTAGCGGAAGTCAGCAGCTACGGGTTATTGTAAGCCAGTCCCGGCGAGAATCTCTGGACAGTTACGATAATTCCTTATCAGTTGGACCGCTCGGCGGTCATGTCGTCGTTCTCGTCGAGGACGACGCTCGTCACGTCGTAGCCGCGGTCGCGGAGGGCCGCGACCAGCGCTTCTTGGTCCAGGTCGGCTTCGTAGTAGAACACGATGTCGAACGTTCCCTCACGGAGGAGTTGCTGACACTCCCAGACGAACTCCTCGCCGTCGACCGTGAGCCCCTGAAACTGGTTCGAGGAGAAGTCGGCGTCGTCGTTGCCGGCGTAGATGTACGTCTCGCCCTTGCCGGCGTGGTCGGCGATGACCTCGTTGAGTTCGACCGTGAGTTCGTGCATCTCGAGGTCCTCTTGGCCCGTCAGGTCGGTGTGGACGATGGCGCCGGCGAGATCGATATCGCCCGGTTCGAGCAGCGCTTTCGTCCGCTGGTAGAGGTCGTGGTCGAGTACGTCGCTCATGGCCGTTCGTATGCTGGCGCGGATTTACCGCTGGCGGTTTCGCGCTACCCCAGGCGCTCGTCGAGAATGAGCCGCGTTTTCGTGTTCTGCACCTCGTCTAAGTCCCGCGTCTTCGTGATGAGTTCGTTGACGGCGCGGGTGTCGGTGGCGTCGACGACCATGACGATGTCCTCCTCACCCGAGACCTGCCAGACGAAGTCCACCTCGTCCCACTCGGCGATCCGGTCGGAGACGCCCGTGGTGTCCACGTCGACGGCGACGGAGACCTCGATCATCGCTTTTACGTTGCCGGTGTGTGTCGCGACGGTGAAGCGCTCGATGATCCCCTCGTCGACGAGGCGTTCGACCCGGTTGCGGACCGTTCCCTCCGACGTGTCGACCCGGTCGGCGATCTCGGTGTAGGGCGTCCGCGAATCCCGCCGGAGGATGCTCAGAATCCGCCGGTCCAGTTCGTCCATGCGCTCCCTTGATCCGTTGGCCCCTTACCGATTGCGAATTTCGTAACGTGGCTTCGAAAGGAAGGCTTATTGGTGGCGCTTCCCTGTGTTTCTCGTAATGTCGGACGCCTATCTCGCACTGGAGGACGGCCGCGTCGTGGAAGCGCGCGGTCGTGCTCCGGGTCGGACGCGCGGCGAACTGGTCTTTACGACCGCGTACACGGGGTACGAGGAGAGCCTCACCGATCCCTCGTACGCCGAGCAGGTACTGACGTTCTCCTACCCCCTGATCGGCAACTACGGCGTCCGATCCGAGCGGTTCGAATCGGATCACATCCAGCCCCAGGCCGCCATCGCGCGAGAGTTCACCGAGGAGGTCGTCGAGTGGTGTGAGTCGGAGGACGTCCCCGCCATCGACCACCTCGACACTCGCGACCTCGTCACCTCCATCCGCGAGGAGGGTGCGATGAAATGCGGGCTGGCTGTCGGCCCCGACGCGACGCCCGAAGCGGCGAAGGAAGAACTCGACGCCTGCAAGGGCATGAGCGAGCACACCGACATCGGCGCGCAGGTGAGCGTCGACGACCCAGAGGTCTACGAGGGCGGCGCGGCCGCGACGGTCGCCCTCATCGACTGCGGCGCCAAGGGATCGATCATCGACTCCCTGGTCGAGCGCAACGCCACGGTTCACGTCCTGCCGTACGACGCGACGCCGGCGGACGTGGCCGCCGTCGACCCCGACGTGCTCTTCATCTCGAACGGCCCCGGCGACCCCGTCAACTTCGAGGCCGCCGAACAGCTGGTGTCGGAGTATCTCGGCGACCTGCCCGTCGCCGGCATCTGTCTCGGCCAGCAGGTCGTCGCCAACGCCCTCGGCGGCAGCACCGAGAAGATGGCCTTCGGCCACCGCGGCGTCAACCAGCCCGTCCGTGACCTGGAGACCGACCGCGTCGTCATGACGACCCAGAACCACGGCTACACGGTCGGCGACCCCGGCGACCGCCTCGACGTGACTCAGGTGAACGTCAACGACGGCACCGCGGAAGGCCTTGCCAACGAGGACCTGGGCGTCATCACCCGGCAGTACCACCCCGAGGCCAACCCCGGTCCCCACGACTCCCTCGATTTCTTCGACGACGTCCTCGACCTGGTGTCGGCGGACGCTCCAGTCGCCGCCTCGGACTAACCGCGGTCACTCCGTCACCGTCTCTTCACGTGCGATCCGCCGGAGGAGCACCACGATCACTGGCAGGACGACCACTGCGCCAGCGACGAAGGGTGACCAGTAGACCAACGCGTACAGCGCCGCTGCCGCGGGCGGGCCGACCGTCCGGCCGAGACTCCCCGCGCCCTGTGTAACGCCGAAGGCAGTGCCCTGTTCCGCCGGTCCGGCACTCACCGAGACGAGCGCCGCCAGCGACGGGTTGAGGAGGCCGTTTCCCAGCGAAAGTAGCCCCAACACGCCAAGCAGGGCCACGAGTTCGCGGGTGAGCCACGCCGGACCCCCCGGCGCCGGTACGACGCTCCCGAGTTCCGGGGCGAACGGGAGGGCGGCAAGCGAAACGAGCAGGAGCGCTGCGCCCACGACGGCGAGGCGTCCGGAGCCGATGCGGTCGGAGAGGCGCCCCACGAGCACCCCCTGATTCACTGCGCCGAGTACGCCGACGTAGGTGAGCAACAGCGCCGCTCCGGTGGCGTCGAACCGGTACGCGCTCGCGTCGGCGACGAAGGGGATGAACATGACCTGCACGCCGGCGAAGGCGACGGAGATGAGAAAGAACGCGAGCACGAGGCCCCGAAGTCGCGGATCACGGAGGGCGTCGACGAACTGCGAGACGAGCGTGGTTCGCTCCGCCGGCGCGCGGTGGCGGTCGGGTTCGTCGAGGGCGACGCATGCGACCCCGAGGGCGACGAGGCTCATCCCCGCCGCGCCGAACGCGGGTAGCGAGAACCGCGTCGCCGGGATGGGGAGCGTCGACGCCATCCGAACCGCCGTCTCGCTCGCCAGCGCGCCGCCGATGGCCGGGCCGAAGATGAACCCCAGACTGAACGCGGCGCCGACGAGGCCGAGCGCCCGCGTCCGGCGCTCCGGTGGCGTCACGTCCGCCACGTACGCCTGCGCCGCGGCGATGTTGCCGCCCATCGCTCCGGCGAGGGCGCGGGCGAGAAAGAGCGTCGCGACGCCGCCGACGACGCCCCCGGCGGTACCGGCCTGGTCCGCGAGGCCGAAGACGGTCCACGCGACGGCGCTGCCCGCGAGCGAGAACAGGATCACCGGTCGCCGTCCCCAGCGGTCGGAGTACCGACCCAGCGCGGGGGCGGCGAGAAACTGCGTCAGCGAGTACGTCGCCGCCAACAGGCCGATGAACACGTCGCCGACGCCGAAACTCCGGACGTAGTACGGGAGGATGGGAACAACAATGCCGAAGCCGACGAGGTCGAGGAAGACGACGAACACCACGGTCGCCACCGCCCGGCGAGGTCGAGCAACGACGCCCGCCGCTCCGCTGGGGACGCTCATACCGGCAGGGGTGGGGCCAGCCACCTCTCGCAGCCTTTGTAAGTCATCGCACACCTGATTGCACGCGATCTGGCGATCAGGTGTGCAAACAGTTCAAAGGCTACTATAACTGTTGGGTCGTGGGCACCTCTCCCCTTCGGCAGGTTTTTGACCCGACTCGCGCAACTCGGTGGCATGGTTACGGTCAGGGCTCCCGCTACGAGTGCGAACCTCGGCAGCGGTTTCGATGTCTTCGGCGCCGCCCTCGACCGCCCCGCGGACGTCGTCAGGGTCGAGAAAGCAGATCGGACGACCATCGATGTCGTCGGCTACGGCAGCGAGTTCATCCCCGAAGACCCGGCGAACAACACCGTCGGCGCCGTCGCGGAGGCGCTCGACGCGCCGGCACACATCCAGATCGACAAGGGGATTCGGCCCTCGTCGGGGCTCGGCTCCTCGGGAGCGAGCGCCGCCGCCGCCGCGCTCGCCCTCAACGAACTCTACGATCGCGGCCTCACGCGGGAGGAACTGGTCCCGATCGCGGGCAAGGGCGAGGCCACCGTCTCCGGCGAGGTCCACCTCGACAACGTCGCTCCCGCGCTCCTCGGCGGATTCACCGTCGCCACCGGCCGCGACGTGACGACGGTCGATGCCGACATCCCGCTCGTGGCCTGCCTGCCGGAAATCGCCATCTCGACGCGTGACGCGCGGGATGTCGTCCCAGCGGGCGCGACGATGGAACAACTCATCTACACCGTCGGCCGGGCGGCGACGCTCACGACGGGGATGTGCCGGGACGACCCGCGCCTCGTCGGCAAAGGGATGCACGACCGTCTGGTCACGCCCGCCCGGGCTGACCTCATCTCGGGATACGATCTGGTCCGCGAGGCGGCGCTCGACGCGGGCGCGACGGGCGTCACCGTCAGCGGCGCTGGCCCGGGCGTGCTCGCCGCGTGTTACCCGGACGACCGCCGCGAGATCGCGGCCGCGATGGTCGCCGGCTTCGACGAGGCCGGCGTCGACGCGCGGGCCTACCAGACGAAAATCGGGACCGGCGCGACGCTCTATTAGACGCCGCGGCCCTGCAGCTGCTCGTCTTCCGGCATGTCGACGTTCGACTGCCCTTTCATCCCCTTGCCGACGTTCGTGGCGATTTCGGTCAGCCGTTCGGGGTCGTCCCAGTTGTTGACGGCCTCGACGATGGCCGTCCCCATCGCTTCGGGGTTTTCCGCGCCGAAGATGCCCGAGCCGACGAAGATGCCGTCACAGCCGTGATGCATCATGAGCGCCGCGTCGGCGGGCGTCGCGATGCCGCCCGCGGCGAAGTTGACGACCGGGAGCCGCCCCATCTCGGCGGTTTCGTGGACGAGTTCGCGCGGTGCGCCGTGTTCGCGCGCCCAGCGCTCGCGCTCCTCGTAGGCCATGCCCTCCAGCTGCCGGATGGCCCCCTTGATGGCGCGCTGGTGGGTGACGGCCTGATTCACGTCGCCCGTGCCCGCCTCGCCCTTGGTGCGGATCATCGCCGCGCCCTCGTCGATGCGACGGAGCGCCTCGCCGAGGTTGCGCGCGCCACAGACGAAGGGAGAGGTGAACTCCCGCTTGTCGATGTGGTACTCGTCGTCGGCGGGGGTCAACACCTCGCTCTCGTCGACCATGTCGGCGCCCGCGGCCTCCAGGATCTCGGCTTCCTTGGTGTGGCCGATGCGCGCTTTCCCCATCACCGGAATCGACACCTCGTCGAGGATCTCCTGCAGCGTTCCGGGATCCGCCATCCGGGCGACGCCCCCGCGCTTGCGGATGTCGGCAGGCACGGCTTCGAGGCTCATCACCGCGACGGCGCCGCAGTCCTCCGCGATGCGCGCCTGCTCGGCGTTGACGACGTCCATGATGACGCCCCCCTTCTGCATCTGGGCGAAACCGCGTTTCACTAGGTCCGTCCCGCGCCGCAGGTCTTCGAGGTCGGTCATACCTCTCGTTACGAGGGTATCCACTTAACGGCGGTCTTTCGGTAGATGTTGCCACCGCCTCACCGTCACCGATTTACCGGACCGCGTCTTGCTCACGACCATGAGTTCCGGGCCCACGTCGGACACGCTCGCTCGCCGCATCGGTGCGCTGTTCGACGGCGCCGGCCTGCCCGCTGCCGACCCGCTTCCGCGATGGCTCGCCCCCCTCCCGCGGGCCGTCGAGAACCTCGGCCTGTCGCTCGCCTGGGTCGTCGTCCTCACCAACCTCGTCGGCACCGCCTTCGGCTTCTGGTACTACCGCTTCCAGTTCGCGGCCGAACCGGTCGTCGCGTGGCCGCTCGTCCCCGACAGCCCCGTCGCCACGCTCTTCATCGCGTGCTCGCTCGGCCTCTGGAAACTGGGGCGGTCGAACGAGGTGGTGAACGCGCTCGCCTTCTTCGGCTGCTGGAAACTCGGCCTCTGGACGCCCTTCGTCCTCCTGGCTTTTGCCGACGGCTTCCTCGCGACGACGCCGCTCCCCATGTATCTCTTCCTCCTCGGCAGCCACCTCATGATGGCCGTCGAGGCGTTTCTCCTCCACCGCTACAGCGACTTCCCCGTCGGCGCCGTCGCCGTCGCCGTCGCGTGGTACGGCCTGAACGACGTGGTGGACTACTTCGTGCCCGTCGTGGGCACGCCCCACCACACGCTCCTGCCGGGCCAGCGCATCGTTGAGGGGGGGATCACGCATCTCGCGCCGATCCACGAGGTCGCCGCCGCGGGCGCCGTCGTCCTGACGCTCACGGCCACGTTTCTGACGCTCGCGACGCGGGTGAAAACGCTCGAATCGTGGGCGAACGCCGAGGACGGTTAGCCGACGTTCCGGCGCTCGGTGAACACGACCGTCTTCTGGTCGGACTCGATGGCCGTCCGGACGGTGATCCATCCGCCGGCCTGTCGGACCGCGTACGCCTCCGTCACCGACAGCTCGACCCGCTTTGTCGCCGTATGCGACGCGCCCGCATCCAAGGATCCGACGGCTTCGGTGCCCTCCCAGACGACGTCGCCGTCGGTGCCGTTCCCGGCGTAGATCCGGGTGTAGACGGTCACGCCCGTCGCCGATTCGCCGTCGTTCGACAGCGTCGTCGTCACGTCACGACACGTCTCTCCACACCTGTCGATCCGGTCGACGGTGAACTCGAACGCCGGCCCGGAGGGACCGGTGGCCGTCCCGGTCGTGTCGCTGCTCGCCTCGTCGTTCGTCCCGCCATCCGCCGTCGCCGTCGGTTCGGTCGCCGTGGGGAACGACTCGATCTCCGTT comes from Haloplanus sp. XH21 and encodes:
- a CDS encoding DUF5778 family protein codes for the protein MSDVLDHDLYQRTKALLEPGDIDLAGAIVHTDLTGQEDLEMHELTVELNEVIADHAGKGETYIYAGNDDADFSSNQFQGLTVDGEEFVWECQQLLREGTFDIVFYYEADLDQEALVAALRDRGYDVTSVVLDENDDMTAERSN
- a CDS encoding Lrp/AsnC family transcriptional regulator → MDELDRRILSILRRDSRTPYTEIADRVDTSEGTVRNRVERLVDEGIIERFTVATHTGNVKAMIEVSVAVDVDTTGVSDRIAEWDEVDFVWQVSGEEDIVMVVDATDTRAVNELITKTRDLDEVQNTKTRLILDERLG
- a CDS encoding MFS transporter, with the protein product MSVPSGAAGVVARPRRAVATVVFVVFLDLVGFGIVVPILPYYVRSFGVGDVFIGLLAATYSLTQFLAAPALGRYSDRWGRRPVILFSLAGSAVAWTVFGLADQAGTAGGVVGGVATLFLARALAGAMGGNIAAAQAYVADVTPPERRTRALGLVGAAFSLGFIFGPAIGGALASETAVRMASTLPIPATRFSLPAFGAAGMSLVALGVACVALDEPDRHRAPAERTTLVSQFVDALRDPRLRGLVLAFFLISVAFAGVQVMFIPFVADASAYRFDATGAALLLTYVGVLGAVNQGVLVGRLSDRIGSGRLAVVGAALLLVSLAALPFAPELGSVVPAPGGPAWLTRELVALLGVLGLLSLGNGLLNPSLAALVSVSAGPAEQGTAFGVTQGAGSLGRTVGPPAAAALYALVYWSPFVAGAVVVLPVIVVLLRRIAREETVTE
- a CDS encoding rhodanese-like domain-containing protein; this encodes MTTSRRTFLAAASVTLGGVAGCLGGGGGSGSASNLGGYESTTTDGQVVPLAPLSDVVEWYNNGDARFADARSRTAYEESHIEGAVWSPARHGQRTDDPVEAWDTDTLIVTYCGCPHHLSSMRAASLIDSGYERVAALDEGFWAWQDGGYPVTGSSADVEPTLRVVEGRTDPTFAGEWAWARHDPSGQREVAPIADDGSYALNVRFADVGPDDPIRITTPAYELSAAAASLAAGVIGADGRLI
- a CDS encoding homoserine kinase; this encodes MVTVRAPATSANLGSGFDVFGAALDRPADVVRVEKADRTTIDVVGYGSEFIPEDPANNTVGAVAEALDAPAHIQIDKGIRPSSGLGSSGASAAAAALALNELYDRGLTREELVPIAGKGEATVSGEVHLDNVAPALLGGFTVATGRDVTTVDADIPLVACLPEIAISTRDARDVVPAGATMEQLIYTVGRAATLTTGMCRDDPRLVGKGMHDRLVTPARADLISGYDLVREAALDAGATGVTVSGAGPGVLAACYPDDRREIAAAMVAGFDEAGVDARAYQTKIGTGATLY
- the carA gene encoding glutamine-hydrolyzing carbamoyl-phosphate synthase small subunit encodes the protein MSDAYLALEDGRVVEARGRAPGRTRGELVFTTAYTGYEESLTDPSYAEQVLTFSYPLIGNYGVRSERFESDHIQPQAAIAREFTEEVVEWCESEDVPAIDHLDTRDLVTSIREEGAMKCGLAVGPDATPEAAKEELDACKGMSEHTDIGAQVSVDDPEVYEGGAAATVALIDCGAKGSIIDSLVERNATVHVLPYDATPADVAAVDPDVLFISNGPGDPVNFEAAEQLVSEYLGDLPVAGICLGQQVVANALGGSTEKMAFGHRGVNQPVRDLETDRVVMTTQNHGYTVGDPGDRLDVTQVNVNDGTAEGLANEDLGVITRQYHPEANPGPHDSLDFFDDVLDLVSADAPVAASD
- the pdxS gene encoding pyridoxal 5'-phosphate synthase lyase subunit PdxS; translated protein: MTDLEDLRRGTDLVKRGFAQMQKGGVIMDVVNAEQARIAEDCGAVAVMSLEAVPADIRKRGGVARMADPGTLQEILDEVSIPVMGKARIGHTKEAEILEAAGADMVDESEVLTPADDEYHIDKREFTSPFVCGARNLGEALRRIDEGAAMIRTKGEAGTGDVNQAVTHQRAIKGAIRQLEGMAYEERERWAREHGAPRELVHETAEMGRLPVVNFAAGGIATPADAALMMHHGCDGIFVGSGIFGAENPEAMGTAIVEAVNNWDDPERLTEIATNVGKGMKGQSNVDMPEDEQLQGRGV